The Pseudomonas azotoformans genome has a segment encoding these proteins:
- a CDS encoding PilW family protein, whose translation MRRRVGGFSLVELLLALATGLVLVLGGTQVLIGSRATHASQQAAMLLQDDARFVLGKMTQDIRQAGMFGCLATAFIDNAPPAFDQPVSWKIEAGAKSLTLVTADVGNENGKADWTVLSDCTGTAQAYAGSSPAPAPGQLRFALRQITYTFEAGQLKVSTPAAPAKAVLVDNVQAFDISYGVAAKPSSTEVARYDASPADLGLIRSVRILMTLQDPAGRVKDQTYSVVAALRNRLG comes from the coding sequence ATGAGGCGTCGTGTTGGGGGATTCAGCCTGGTGGAATTGCTGCTGGCGTTGGCCACGGGCTTGGTATTGGTGTTGGGGGGGACTCAGGTGCTGATCGGTTCCAGAGCCACCCACGCCAGCCAGCAGGCTGCGATGTTGCTGCAGGATGACGCACGCTTCGTGCTGGGCAAGATGACCCAGGATATTCGCCAGGCAGGGATGTTTGGCTGTTTGGCCACGGCGTTTATCGACAATGCCCCGCCGGCCTTCGATCAGCCTGTCAGTTGGAAGATCGAGGCGGGGGCCAAGTCGCTGACGCTAGTCACGGCAGATGTTGGTAACGAGAATGGCAAGGCTGACTGGACCGTATTGTCCGACTGCACGGGCACCGCCCAGGCCTACGCAGGTAGTTCTCCTGCGCCTGCCCCCGGACAACTTCGCTTTGCGCTGCGCCAGATCACCTACACCTTCGAAGCCGGTCAATTGAAAGTCAGCACGCCTGCGGCCCCCGCCAAGGCCGTGCTGGTGGATAACGTGCAGGCTTTCGATATCAGCTATGGCGTGGCTGCCAAACCCTCGTCGACGGAGGTGGCGCGTTACGACGCGAGCCCGGCGGACCTGGGCTTGATACGCAGCGTGCGCATCCTGATGACGCTGCAAGATCCCGCCGGACGCGTGAAAGATCAAACCTACAGCGTCGTGGCGGCGCTGCGAAACCGTCTGGGGTAG
- a CDS encoding pilus assembly PilX family protein, which yields MKLKEPIRLRQAGMVLLISLVLLLLLSLIGLSSMQGAVTQQKVTASLWHRNQSLQSAESGLRRGESSVQRSFATLLPCRSIVTCAPPAAAYSVVGAGLDPVSGITWTALDGGLYGIQSLGPAVGLAHVPPQTVADVYRVTAVGLSGQLRTVLESVYARVEEEGGSRFQRVAWRQLQ from the coding sequence ATGAAGCTTAAAGAACCTATTCGCCTGCGGCAGGCCGGCATGGTGCTGCTGATCAGCCTGGTGTTGTTGCTGCTTTTGTCGCTGATCGGTCTGTCATCCATGCAAGGCGCGGTCACCCAGCAAAAGGTCACCGCTAGCCTCTGGCACCGCAATCAGTCACTGCAAAGCGCCGAGAGCGGCTTGCGACGCGGAGAGTCGAGCGTGCAGCGGTCATTTGCGACACTGCTGCCGTGCCGGTCGATTGTCACCTGTGCACCGCCGGCCGCCGCCTATTCGGTAGTTGGGGCTGGGCTGGACCCTGTCTCGGGTATCACTTGGACTGCACTGGACGGCGGTCTATACGGCATTCAATCCCTGGGACCTGCGGTGGGGCTGGCGCATGTACCACCACAAACCGTGGCCGACGTATATCGAGTGACGGCCGTCGGATTAAGCGGCCAATTGCGCACGGTGCTGGAGAGCGTCTATGCGCGGGTAGAAGAGGAGGGCGGCTCGCGTTTTCAGCGGGTGGCCTGGCGGCAACTTCAATAA
- a CDS encoding type IV pilin protein translates to MGMDSQGFTLIELLIAVVIIAVLAGIAYPGYTSHMKKVYRAEIVALLTDQAQHLERFYTRSGTFIDASGVSEGNDRYRITAALNPQDFQLVATPGVGSVMTGDLCGDFSLTSAGARTNPGAAPDMSRKLCWGQ, encoded by the coding sequence ATGGGCATGGACAGCCAGGGCTTTACCCTGATCGAGTTACTGATCGCCGTCGTGATCATTGCGGTGCTGGCCGGGATTGCTTACCCCGGCTACACCAGCCATATGAAAAAGGTCTATCGCGCGGAAATCGTCGCGTTGTTGACCGACCAGGCTCAGCACCTGGAGCGGTTTTATACGAGGAGCGGCACTTTTATTGATGCAAGCGGCGTCAGCGAGGGCAATGATCGCTATAGAATCACCGCTGCATTGAACCCTCAGGATTTCCAGTTGGTGGCTACGCCTGGCGTCGGCTCGGTGATGACCGGCGACCTTTGCGGCGACTTCAGCCTGACCAGCGCCGGTGCGCGGACCAATCCGGGCGCCGCCCCGGACATGTCGCGCAAGCTGTGCTGGGGGCAATGA